In a single window of the Cherax quadricarinatus isolate ZL_2023a unplaced genomic scaffold, ASM3850222v1 Contig130, whole genome shotgun sequence genome:
- the LOC128701056 gene encoding protein trapped in endoderm-1, producing MNSSWEVRGLEDGGAPVGWIRAAQVWAWTVSVVGGTGNLVTVCTVVHQLHLGRLHHRGRYYQDGHYHQDGHHQDGHQQDGHLQDDRPSLRAQGDTLLLLHLSACDLVYCAINLPVTAITYNYAIAAAAPPSRLYCTAAAMFRYVNALAEWTTLGLLTVQRCVDLGRWPGARFFKPRPTILFIIGIWVGSVLLQLNAIIEDEYNYNQVTYKCDMTEPDDRLYFYTLESLLPCCLMLVGSLSIICQISRNTRMLRQAGMPKELVRRRYRRMLRSAGLLLALLLLFLVCVVPICLYNIVNLATDRDDVPIGIAIFMFYWIQYGVNFLVYGASNQAYRKAYAQFFRHMAGIGRGKLALRDGVGLGWAARGVVEGGLVAAKPINVDIGVGRPTGGGSRCLLGGGRYLGFHLVPNSTSSTESTSSRRSVGTLESGT from the exons ATGAACAGTTCATGGGAGGTGAGAGGCCTGGAGGATGGCGGTGCACCGGTGGGTTGGATCCGGGCGGCTCAGGTGTGGGCGTGGACGGTGTCCGTGGTGGGCGGCACTGGCAACCTGGTCACTGTCTGCACGGTGGTGCACCAGCTACACCTCGGGCGACTGCACCATCGGGGCCGATACTACCAAGATGGCCACTACCACCAAGATGGCCACCACCAGGATGGCCACCAGCAAGATGGCCACCTGCAAGATGACCGTCCATCACTGAGGGCACAGGGTGACACTCTCCTCCTGCTCCACCTCAGTGCCTGTGACCTCGTCTACTGCGCCATCAACCTTCCCGTCACTGCCATCACCTACAACTATGCCATCGCCGCCGCCGCTCCACCATCCCGCCTCTACTGCACCGCCGCTGCCATGTTCCGCTACGTCAATGCCCTGGCAGAGTGGACCACCCTAGGCCTATTGACTGTCCAGAGGTGCGTAGACCTAGGACGCTGGCCCGGCGCCCGCTTTTTCAAGCCTAGGCCTACCATTCTCTTCATTATAGGCATCTGGGTAGGCAGTGTCCTCCTCCAGCTGAACGCCATCATAGAG GATGAGTACAACTACAACCAGGTGACGTACAAGTGCGACATGACGGAGCCAGACGACAGATTGTACTTCTATACTCTGGAGTCACTATTACCTTGCTGTCTGATGCTGGTGGGATCTCTCAGCATCATCTGTCAGATCTCCCGCAATACCAGGATGCTGAGGCAGGCTGGCAT GCCTAAGGAGCTAGTACGGCGTAGGTACCGACGAATGCTGAGGTCTGCCGGGCTCCTACTTGccctgctgctgctcttcctggTCTGCGTGGTACCTATCTGCCTCTACAACATCGTGAACCTAGCTACCGACCGCGACGACGTGCCTATAGGCATAGCAATATTTATGTTTTACTGGATACAATATGGGGTTAATTTTCTGGTCTACGGCGCCAGCAACCAGGCCTACCGGAAGGCCTATGCCCAATTTTTTAGGCATATGGCCGGCATAGGCCGGGGTAAGCTGGCGTTGAGGGATGGGGTAGGCCTAGGCTGGGCTGCCAGGGGGGTGGTAGAGGGGGGTCTGGTGGCTGCTAAGCCTATAAATGTGGATATAGGAGTGGGTAGGCCTACTGGAGGGGGTAGTAGATGCCTGCTTGGGGGTGGGAGGTACCTGGGGTTCCACCTGGTACCTAATTCCACCTCCAGTACCGAGAGTACTTCGTCTAGGAGGTCAGTAGGTACCCTGGAGTCTGGTACCTAA